A single region of the Thermococcus zilligii AN1 genome encodes:
- the cas7i gene encoding type I-B CRISPR-associated protein Cas7/Cst2/DevR, whose translation MKVEDATGKEATLSVLPYEERVRRLRAILEAIMQYHGGAKLSNFFTKVYPEVMVVALLKRKIPVIGDALRVKQGYVDGKLVLDVERLKETVETFGDSIEKLYIGLFESRFANVEELREAFRGVENVEVLGMKELREKIAGLGE comes from the coding sequence ATGAAAGTTGAAGACGCCACCGGAAAGGAGGCCACCCTCTCCGTTTTGCCGTATGAGGAGAGGGTAAGGAGGCTCAGGGCAATCCTGGAGGCGATAATGCAGTACCACGGCGGAGCGAAGCTGAGCAACTTCTTCACGAAGGTCTACCCGGAGGTCATGGTGGTGGCACTGCTGAAGCGCAAGATACCTGTTATAGGGGATGCACTCAGGGTCAAGCAGGGCTACGTTGACGGGAAGCTCGTCCTCGACGTGGAGAGGCTGAAGGAAACCGTGGAGACCTTCGGCGACAGCATAGAAAAGCTCTACATCGGCCTCTTCGAGAGCCGCTTCGCCAACGTGGAGGAGCTGAGGGAAGCTTTCAGGGGCGTGGAGAACGTCGAGGTACTGGGCATGAAGGAGCTCAGGGAGAAGATAGCGGGGCTCGGTGAGTGA
- the cas5 gene encoding CRISPR-associated protein Cas5 gives MSDVLGLVVEVKPIQAHFRIPYNSLLMDSYPFPPRTTAIGMLAGAMGLPEEGFRGLLNELRYGVIVEEAGSRVEETAVIFKKEDSPIYPITKVLYHKPHYRLFFAGEDRLIERAYEALLDPVFTPYLGDSESLLYPARKDYVRLVGVEEGRETTLRSVIPEEAYSSGARFFVLRGSNLTPRDYRMPVGFTYSGKKRRAVFRRVVAFAGGYVELASPVEVFLFDGEPVFTF, from the coding sequence GTGAGTGACGTGCTCGGGCTCGTGGTGGAGGTAAAGCCTATACAGGCCCACTTCAGGATCCCATACAACTCCCTCCTCATGGACAGCTACCCGTTCCCACCGAGGACAACGGCGATAGGCATGCTCGCCGGGGCGATGGGGTTACCGGAGGAGGGCTTCAGGGGACTGCTCAACGAGCTTCGCTATGGGGTCATCGTCGAGGAGGCCGGCTCAAGGGTGGAAGAGACCGCGGTAATCTTCAAGAAGGAGGACTCCCCGATATACCCCATAACCAAAGTCCTGTACCACAAGCCCCACTACAGGCTCTTCTTCGCCGGGGAGGATAGGCTAATCGAGAGGGCCTACGAGGCCCTGCTGGACCCGGTTTTCACGCCCTACCTCGGCGACAGCGAGAGCCTCCTTTATCCGGCAAGGAAGGACTACGTCAGGCTTGTGGGGGTGGAGGAAGGCAGAGAAACGACGCTCAGGAGCGTCATTCCGGAGGAGGCCTACTCATCCGGCGCGAGGTTCTTCGTCCTCAGGGGGAGCAACCTGACACCGAGGGACTACAGGATGCCCGTCGGCTTCACTTACAGCGGAAAGAAGAGGAGGGCGGTCTTCAGGAGGGTGGTGGCCTTTGCGGGTGGCTACGTCGAGCTGGCGAGCCCCGTTGAAGTTTTCCTCTTCGACGGCGAGCCGGTCTTCACCTTTTGA
- a CDS encoding PadR family transcriptional regulator has product MERSDFRGGLKLLVLKILAERPMHGYGIMAELERTYGIPHPSPGTVYPMLNSLRRAGLIEFAGEGKRDKRLYRATEKGKEYLREHGAEIKKAEELTYRFREFARLGGRGPLEVMKEVFSSLDTLTEEQKEALAGEFGEFTRRVRLILLGRVERGEGSE; this is encoded by the coding sequence ATGGAGCGCTCTGACTTCAGGGGGGGCCTCAAACTGCTCGTGCTGAAGATTCTCGCAGAGAGGCCCATGCACGGCTACGGCATAATGGCCGAGCTCGAGAGAACCTACGGTATTCCGCACCCCAGCCCGGGGACGGTTTACCCGATGCTGAACTCCCTGAGGAGGGCCGGGCTCATCGAGTTTGCCGGCGAGGGCAAGAGGGACAAGAGGCTTTACAGGGCCACGGAAAAGGGGAAGGAATACCTCAGGGAGCACGGGGCGGAGATTAAAAAGGCGGAGGAGCTCACCTACAGGTTCAGGGAGTTCGCGAGGCTCGGGGGCAGGGGGCCGCTTGAAGTGATGAAGGAGGTCTTCAGCTCCCTCGACACCCTAACGGAGGAGCAGAAGGAGGCCCTCGCGGGGGAGTTCGGGGAGTTCACCAGGAGGGTGAGGCTGATCCTTCTCGGCAGGGTTGAAAGGGGTGAGGGAAGTGAGTGA
- a CDS encoding ATP-binding cassette domain-containing protein, with the protein MSEYAIEVENLVKKYGDFEAVKGISFKVRKGEIFAFLGPNGAGKTTTVHVLTTLLKPTSGKAFVAGHDVVAEPNEVRKKIGIVFQDPSFDRELTAYENMYIHGRIYGLGGGELREKIEKLLKFVELWEFRDRPLKYFSGGMQRRLEIARSLLHEPEILFLDEPTIGLDPQTRAHIWDYIRAMKEEHNMTIFLTTHYMDEAEMLADRIAIMDHGKIIAEGTAEELKKLVGNDVIYLKLEAPEEIKCLRADFIRGCKLLPDGRVALDVENAAEALPRLFELAKERGVKILEATYHRPTLNDVFLHLTGREIRDEGGEQRFPMRFRRR; encoded by the coding sequence GTGAGTGAATACGCGATAGAGGTTGAAAACCTCGTGAAGAAATACGGTGATTTCGAGGCCGTTAAGGGCATCTCGTTCAAGGTCAGGAAAGGAGAGATATTCGCTTTTCTCGGGCCGAACGGGGCCGGAAAAACCACGACGGTGCACGTGCTCACCACGCTCCTGAAGCCGACCTCCGGGAAGGCCTTTGTGGCAGGTCACGACGTCGTGGCGGAGCCCAACGAGGTGAGGAAGAAGATAGGGATAGTCTTCCAGGACCCGAGCTTCGACAGGGAGCTGACGGCCTATGAGAACATGTACATCCACGGCAGGATATACGGCCTGGGAGGGGGCGAGCTGAGGGAGAAGATTGAAAAACTCCTGAAGTTCGTTGAGCTCTGGGAGTTCAGGGACAGGCCGCTCAAATACTTCTCCGGCGGGATGCAGCGCAGGCTTGAGATAGCGCGCTCCCTCCTCCACGAGCCCGAGATACTGTTCCTCGACGAGCCGACCATAGGCCTCGACCCCCAGACGAGGGCCCACATATGGGACTACATAAGGGCCATGAAGGAGGAGCACAACATGACGATCTTCCTGACCACCCACTACATGGACGAGGCCGAGATGCTGGCTGACAGGATAGCGATTATGGACCACGGGAAGATAATAGCGGAGGGAACCGCGGAGGAGCTCAAGAAACTGGTGGGCAACGACGTGATTTACCTCAAGCTCGAGGCCCCGGAAGAGATCAAATGCCTCAGGGCGGACTTCATAAGGGGGTGCAAGCTCCTCCCCGATGGTAGGGTTGCGCTGGACGTTGAGAACGCCGCCGAGGCCCTCCCGAGGCTCTTTGAGCTCGCGAAGGAGAGGGGAGTGAAGATACTCGAGGCCACATACCACAGGCCAACGCTCAACGACGTCTTCCTGCACCTGACGGGGAGGGAGATAAGGGACGAAGGCGGGGAGCAGAGGTTCCCGATGAGGTTTAGGAGGAGGTGA
- a CDS encoding ABC transporter permease, whose product MRTFTTMIYRELKRFSRSRARVAGSLINPLIWLVFFGMGWSGVFNNPMAKGIFGGVDYLTYLVPGVFAMTVFNMSFMQGVTIIWDKQFGFLKEILVAPASRAEAILGRITGGSLMALIQGIILLTLSFAFADLKLSGVLPALGLGFLVGVAIAGMGVAIALRMTSMEGFQMVVTMIMMPMTFLSGAIYPIDAMPGWMKALAYVNPLTYAVDGTRRYLVGGAIAKFSPAVEWGLLALLALAFSAIAVLEFEKATID is encoded by the coding sequence ATGAGGACGTTCACCACGATGATATACCGCGAGCTGAAGCGCTTTTCCCGTTCCCGCGCGAGGGTAGCCGGGAGCCTGATAAACCCGCTCATCTGGCTCGTGTTCTTCGGGATGGGCTGGAGCGGGGTGTTCAACAACCCGATGGCGAAGGGGATCTTCGGCGGCGTTGACTACCTAACCTACCTCGTCCCGGGTGTCTTCGCCATGACTGTCTTCAACATGAGCTTCATGCAGGGCGTTACGATAATATGGGACAAGCAGTTCGGCTTCCTCAAGGAGATACTCGTTGCCCCGGCGAGCAGGGCCGAGGCGATACTCGGCAGGATAACCGGGGGCTCCCTGATGGCCCTGATACAGGGGATAATCCTGCTGACCCTGAGCTTCGCGTTTGCAGACCTCAAATTGAGCGGCGTTCTTCCGGCCCTGGGGCTTGGCTTCCTCGTCGGGGTTGCCATAGCGGGCATGGGAGTGGCCATAGCACTCAGAATGACCAGCATGGAGGGCTTCCAGATGGTTGTCACGATGATAATGATGCCCATGACCTTCCTGAGCGGCGCGATATACCCGATAGACGCCATGCCCGGCTGGATGAAGGCGCTCGCCTACGTTAATCCCCTCACCTACGCCGTTGACGGGACAAGGCGCTACCTCGTGGGCGGTGCCATAGCGAAGTTTTCACCGGCTGTGGAGTGGGGCCTGCTGGCGCTCCTGGCGCTTGCCTTCTCGGCCATTGCCGTGCTCGAGTTTGAGAAGGCCACCATCGATTGA
- the glyA gene encoding serine hydroxymethyltransferase, whose protein sequence is MAGYREYRDRVLNFIEDHENWRSHTINLIASENVTSPSVTRAVASGFMHKYAEGWPKQRYYQGCKYVDEVELIGVELFTKLFQSDFADLRPVSGTNANQAVFFGLTQPGDKAIVLHTSHGGHISHMPFGAAGMRGLEVHTWPFDNEEFNIDVDRAEKLIRELEPKIVVFGGSLFPFPHPVKELAPVAKEVGAYVMYDGAHVLGLIAGKKFQDPLREGADVITASTHKTFPGPQGGVIIYKRFGETEEIARLQWAIFPGVLSNHHLHHMAGKTITAAEMLEYGEKYAAQIVRNAKALAGALAEEGFKVIGEDKGYTESHQVIVDVSDLHPAAGGWAAPLLEEAGIILNKNLLPWDPLEKVNEPSGLRIGVQEMTRVGMMEDEMREIARFMRRVLLDREDPKKVKKDVYGFRAEFQKVYYSFDHGLPLRG, encoded by the coding sequence ATGGCCGGATACAGGGAATACCGGGACAGGGTTTTGAACTTCATCGAGGACCACGAGAACTGGAGGAGCCACACGATAAACCTCATAGCAAGCGAAAACGTGACTTCTCCGAGCGTTACGAGGGCAGTCGCCAGCGGCTTCATGCACAAGTACGCCGAAGGCTGGCCGAAACAGCGCTACTACCAGGGGTGCAAATACGTTGACGAGGTCGAGCTCATTGGAGTGGAGCTCTTCACGAAGCTCTTCCAGAGCGACTTCGCCGATTTGAGGCCCGTCTCAGGAACCAACGCCAACCAGGCCGTCTTCTTTGGACTAACCCAGCCCGGGGACAAGGCCATAGTCCTCCACACCAGCCATGGAGGCCACATAAGCCACATGCCCTTCGGTGCCGCCGGAATGCGCGGCCTTGAAGTCCACACCTGGCCCTTCGACAACGAGGAGTTCAACATAGACGTTGACAGGGCCGAAAAGCTCATCCGCGAGCTTGAGCCAAAGATAGTGGTATTCGGCGGCTCGCTCTTCCCGTTCCCGCACCCGGTCAAGGAGCTCGCGCCCGTTGCAAAGGAAGTCGGAGCCTACGTCATGTACGACGGTGCCCACGTCCTTGGCCTCATAGCAGGAAAGAAGTTCCAGGACCCGCTCAGGGAGGGGGCCGACGTAATCACCGCCTCGACCCACAAGACCTTCCCTGGGCCGCAGGGTGGAGTGATAATCTACAAGCGCTTCGGTGAAACCGAGGAGATAGCAAGGCTCCAGTGGGCCATCTTCCCGGGTGTCCTCAGCAACCACCACCTCCACCACATGGCAGGTAAGACCATCACCGCGGCGGAGATGCTCGAGTACGGTGAAAAGTACGCCGCCCAGATAGTCAGGAACGCGAAGGCCCTCGCCGGGGCTCTGGCGGAGGAGGGCTTCAAGGTCATCGGTGAGGACAAAGGCTACACCGAGAGCCACCAGGTTATTGTGGACGTCTCAGACCTCCACCCGGCGGCGGGCGGCTGGGCGGCCCCGCTTTTGGAAGAGGCCGGCATAATCCTCAACAAGAACCTCCTCCCGTGGGACCCGCTTGAGAAGGTCAACGAGCCGAGCGGCCTCAGGATAGGTGTCCAGGAGATGACCAGGGTTGGCATGATGGAGGACGAGATGAGGGAGATTGCCCGCTTCATGAGGCGCGTCCTCCTCGACAGGGAAGACCCGAAGAAGGTTAAGAAGGACGTCTACGGCTTCCGCGCCGAGTTCCAGAAAGTCTACTACTCCTTCGACCACGGACTGCCACTCAGGGGATGA
- a CDS encoding aromatic amino acid transport family protein yields the protein MPVSGGIERKKVATSHGRYYSARIAAHRRKKLIVIQNIRTRKAVRGIRTSPITIKARISEREALAVLIGTQIGAGVLGLPYAASKVGLIPALGVLTGVMLLLLGTALIVLKLSAEMGGAQMSTIAGKTLGKAGGWLMYLSITLMSFGALLAYTAGMGKVFASLFGTGEVAGSLIFWALASLVVYKGLEVSGKTELVISYIVLTLFVGVIFMLAPHAKLENGLYADLSGILSITGVAIFALGGHTIIPDIYKGLGSYEKTKKLVVLAFLIPTAIYAAFMASFLLVFGRETPRWPRRALSPSMAGPAGSWATSSRCSP from the coding sequence ATGCCGGTTTCGGGGGGAATTGAGAGAAAAAAGGTCGCCACATCCCACGGAAGGTATTATTCGGCGAGAATAGCGGCCCATAGGAGGAAAAAGCTCATAGTCATCCAGAACATCAGGACGAGGAAGGCAGTGAGGGGCATCAGGACGAGCCCGATAACTATCAAAGCAAGAATAAGCGAGAGGGAGGCCCTGGCTGTCCTCATTGGAACCCAGATCGGGGCTGGGGTCCTTGGCCTGCCCTACGCGGCCAGCAAGGTCGGCCTTATCCCGGCCTTGGGAGTCCTCACCGGGGTAATGCTTCTCCTCCTCGGAACGGCCCTCATAGTTCTGAAGCTCTCGGCCGAGATGGGCGGTGCCCAGATGAGCACCATAGCGGGCAAAACCCTCGGTAAAGCCGGCGGCTGGCTCATGTACCTCAGTATAACGCTGATGAGCTTCGGGGCCCTGCTGGCCTACACTGCCGGGATGGGAAAGGTATTCGCGAGCCTCTTCGGCACCGGCGAGGTCGCCGGCAGTTTAATATTCTGGGCCCTGGCGTCGCTGGTCGTCTACAAAGGCCTCGAAGTGAGCGGAAAGACGGAGCTTGTGATAAGCTACATCGTGCTCACCCTCTTTGTTGGCGTCATCTTCATGCTCGCCCCCCACGCGAAGCTGGAGAACGGGCTCTACGCCGACCTGTCCGGAATCCTGAGCATAACGGGCGTTGCCATATTCGCCCTCGGCGGCCACACCATCATTCCAGACATTTACAAGGGGCTCGGGAGCTACGAGAAAACGAAGAAACTGGTCGTGTTAGCTTTCCTCATACCTACCGCCATCTACGCGGCGTTCATGGCCTCGTTCCTCCTCGTCTTCGGCAGGGAAACCCCCAGGTGGCCACGCAGGGCCTTGAGTCCCTCTATGGCAGGACCGGCTGGCTCGTGGGCAACCTCATCCCGCTGTTCACCATAA
- the cobB gene encoding NAD-dependent protein deacetylase — translation MIEEAAKLLARSRFAIAFTGAGISAESGVPTFRGKDGLWGHYKPEELATPEAFERNPALVWDFYRWRTRKILGAKPNPAHYALAELERLGILRAVITQNVDDLHREAGSGNVVELHGNIFRVRCASCSYRENLKENGRVREFVNSKDLPRCPQCGSLLRPDVVWFGEALPRATLERAFKLAEKSDVVLVIGTSGLVYPAAYIPYIVKEHGGKVIEVNVGSSGITPIADIFLRGKAGEVMAKILNGVRREVKGL, via the coding sequence ATGATCGAGGAAGCCGCTAAACTGCTGGCGCGCTCGAGGTTTGCGATTGCTTTTACCGGTGCGGGAATAAGCGCCGAGAGCGGGGTGCCGACCTTCAGGGGAAAGGACGGCCTCTGGGGGCATTATAAGCCTGAGGAGTTAGCAACCCCGGAGGCCTTTGAGAGGAACCCGGCGTTGGTCTGGGATTTTTACCGGTGGAGAACGCGAAAAATTCTTGGGGCAAAGCCTAATCCAGCTCATTATGCCCTCGCAGAGCTTGAAAGGCTCGGAATCCTCAGGGCGGTGATAACGCAAAACGTCGATGACCTTCACCGCGAAGCCGGAAGCGGGAACGTTGTCGAACTCCACGGGAACATATTCCGGGTCAGGTGCGCCTCATGCTCCTATCGGGAGAACCTGAAGGAGAACGGCAGGGTCCGGGAGTTCGTTAACTCAAAGGATCTCCCGAGATGCCCGCAGTGCGGCTCTCTCCTCAGGCCGGACGTGGTCTGGTTCGGGGAGGCACTGCCGAGGGCTACACTCGAGAGGGCCTTTAAGCTGGCCGAAAAAAGCGACGTTGTTCTCGTCATAGGGACGAGCGGGCTGGTTTATCCGGCCGCGTACATCCCATACATCGTTAAGGAACACGGGGGAAAAGTTATAGAGGTGAACGTTGGGAGTAGCGGGATAACGCCGATAGCTGACATCTTCCTGCGGGGAAAGGCAGGCGAGGTGATGGCTAAGATACTCAACGGGGTCAGGAGGGAAGTTAAAGGCCTCTAA
- a CDS encoding cytochrome c biogenesis CcdA family protein, giving the protein MRARKLLESREFRYLLLIVLLSFGISAAVLSLLGMSNFIPQFFTLAMADSVNPCTFAVYTLFLIALSAKGVDKKRLYIVGLSFVGAVYVSYYTLGLGLTFIAGRIPLEWAGYFAIAFGVYTIATGIAERSRTGDKKALRKKMFSADTTVIGALVLGIGVSTTLLPCSAGPYVVYAAIIARSSMALVFLLLALYNVIFVLPLLVILFAMGGLRDSKEFSRAMVRHSAELSVVAGVLLVAIGLWVLGLI; this is encoded by the coding sequence ATGAGGGCCAGAAAACTCCTGGAGAGCAGGGAATTCAGGTACCTACTTCTCATAGTCCTCCTGTCCTTTGGAATAAGCGCCGCGGTGCTCTCCCTGCTGGGCATGTCTAACTTCATCCCCCAGTTCTTCACGCTGGCCATGGCGGACTCTGTAAATCCCTGCACATTCGCGGTTTACACCCTCTTCCTCATAGCGCTCTCCGCCAAGGGTGTCGACAAGAAGAGACTTTACATCGTTGGTCTCTCCTTTGTGGGGGCTGTCTACGTCTCCTACTACACGCTCGGCCTGGGTCTGACGTTTATAGCCGGGAGAATCCCCCTCGAGTGGGCCGGCTATTTTGCCATAGCCTTTGGAGTTTACACCATAGCAACGGGAATAGCGGAGCGCTCAAGGACGGGGGACAAGAAGGCGCTGAGGAAGAAGATGTTCTCGGCCGACACGACTGTCATAGGTGCTCTGGTACTTGGTATAGGCGTCTCAACGACGCTCCTGCCGTGCTCTGCGGGGCCGTACGTTGTCTATGCGGCAATCATAGCCCGCTCCTCCATGGCTCTGGTGTTCCTCCTGCTGGCCCTCTACAACGTAATATTCGTCCTCCCCCTGCTGGTCATCCTGTTTGCCATGGGCGGTTTAAGGGACAGCAAGGAGTTCTCAAGGGCGATGGTGAGGCACTCGGCCGAGCTCTCCGTGGTTGCCGGAGTCCTCCTGGTTGCCATCGGCCTCTGGGTTCTCGGGCTCATTTAG
- a CDS encoding cysteine desulfurase: MKIPDDVRKDIPLTSEVIYFDSTATSLTPKPVVEAMEEYYLRYRANVHRGVHRLSQIATHRYEESRKVVAEFINAKFEEIVFTRNTSESLNLVALGLEHIFRPGDKIVTTPYEHHSDLLPWQRLAKRKGLKLEFIEGDDEGNLDLGDAERKIRGARLVAVQHVSNALGVIHEVEELGKLAEEEGAIFVVDAAQSAGHMEVDVKKLHADFLAFSGHKGPMGPTGIGVLYISEEFFEAFEPPLIGGGTIEDVSLDDYKLTEPPERFEAGTPNIGGAIGLAAGIRYVQRIGLDKIEEQERKLVKRITEGLDELEIPWYGPRDLKKHAGVVSFNVPPLHPHDVAAVLDEHNIMVRSGHHCALPVMKKLGINGTVRASFHVYNSVEEVETFLGVMEELVKSLRG; this comes from the coding sequence ATGAAGATCCCGGACGACGTAAGGAAGGACATCCCGCTGACAAGTGAGGTCATCTACTTCGACAGCACTGCCACCTCGCTAACCCCAAAGCCGGTCGTGGAGGCCATGGAAGAGTATTACCTGAGATACCGCGCCAACGTCCACCGCGGGGTTCATCGCCTTTCTCAGATCGCGACGCACAGGTATGAGGAGAGCAGGAAGGTGGTGGCGGAGTTCATCAACGCAAAGTTCGAGGAGATAGTTTTCACCAGGAACACGAGCGAGAGCCTCAACTTGGTTGCCCTGGGACTGGAGCACATCTTCAGGCCGGGGGATAAGATAGTCACGACGCCCTACGAGCACCACTCGGACTTGCTCCCCTGGCAGAGGCTTGCGAAGAGGAAGGGCCTGAAGCTGGAGTTCATAGAGGGAGATGACGAGGGCAACCTCGATCTGGGCGATGCGGAGAGGAAGATAAGGGGGGCCAGGCTCGTCGCAGTTCAGCATGTCTCAAACGCTCTCGGCGTTATCCACGAGGTTGAAGAGCTCGGAAAGCTCGCTGAGGAGGAAGGGGCTATATTCGTCGTTGACGCGGCCCAAAGCGCCGGCCACATGGAGGTCGACGTTAAAAAGCTCCACGCCGACTTTTTGGCCTTCTCCGGCCACAAGGGGCCGATGGGGCCGACCGGAATAGGCGTTCTCTACATCAGTGAGGAGTTCTTTGAGGCCTTCGAGCCGCCGCTCATAGGGGGCGGGACGATCGAGGATGTCAGCCTCGACGATTACAAACTGACGGAGCCGCCCGAGCGCTTTGAAGCCGGGACGCCGAACATAGGCGGGGCAATAGGCCTGGCCGCCGGAATACGCTACGTCCAGAGGATTGGGTTAGACAAAATCGAGGAGCAGGAGCGCAAGCTCGTGAAGCGCATCACCGAAGGCTTAGACGAGCTTGAGATTCCGTGGTACGGGCCGAGGGACCTGAAGAAGCACGCAGGGGTTGTAAGCTTCAACGTCCCACCGCTCCACCCCCATGACGTCGCTGCTGTACTCGATGAGCACAACATCATGGTCCGCTCCGGCCACCACTGCGCCCTGCCGGTCATGAAGAAGCTCGGGATAAACGGCACTGTCAGGGCCTCCTTCCACGTCTACAACAGCGTTGAGGAGGTTGAGACCTTCTTAGGGGTGATGGAGGAGCTCGTGAAAAGTTTGAGGGGTTAG
- a CDS encoding ATP-NAD kinase family protein translates to MRVGLIINPIAGMGGKVALKGTDGVVEEAIKRGAKPIAADLVRLFLDELSHYEEARKIEFLTGPGPLGEDVLREFDFPREVIRHREISYRPVGGIRIPDTTSEDTKGLARGMAEKVELLLFAGGDGTARDVVEAVDKKVPILGIPTGVKMYSGVFAASPEDAARVLVEFIRGRAGLEEREVRDMDEEAYRKDEVRARTYGKAIVPVVETLVQGSKEGVPLDEEEELEAIVGALAEEILGSDGVYFLGSGSTIKRIKDALGIDGTLLGVDVVEVKGGRARLLVKDATEKDLLRFVDRNPKIVVTVIGGLNFLFGRGNQQFSAEVLRHIPKENITVVATPSKVQNGFIRVYTGDRGVDEKLRGYIKVRVSPWMERLVKVV, encoded by the coding sequence ATGCGCGTTGGACTCATAATCAACCCGATAGCAGGAATGGGAGGAAAAGTTGCCCTCAAGGGCACAGATGGAGTTGTGGAGGAGGCCATAAAACGCGGGGCTAAGCCAATAGCCGCCGACCTCGTGAGGCTGTTTCTCGACGAGTTGTCCCACTATGAGGAGGCCCGAAAAATTGAGTTCCTGACCGGCCCGGGGCCGCTCGGGGAGGATGTTCTCAGGGAGTTCGATTTTCCCCGCGAGGTTATCAGGCACAGGGAGATAAGCTACCGTCCCGTTGGAGGCATAAGAATCCCGGACACAACTTCAGAGGACACGAAGGGACTCGCGAGAGGCATGGCTGAAAAGGTTGAGCTGCTCCTCTTCGCAGGCGGCGACGGAACTGCCAGGGATGTTGTTGAAGCGGTGGATAAGAAAGTTCCAATCCTGGGAATACCCACTGGCGTCAAGATGTACTCCGGGGTCTTTGCCGCATCTCCGGAGGACGCGGCGAGGGTTTTAGTGGAGTTCATCCGGGGGAGGGCAGGACTTGAGGAGAGGGAGGTCAGGGACATGGACGAGGAAGCCTACAGGAAAGACGAGGTCAGGGCCAGAACCTACGGGAAGGCCATCGTCCCGGTCGTTGAGACCCTCGTTCAGGGGAGCAAGGAGGGAGTTCCCCTCGATGAGGAGGAAGAGCTTGAAGCCATAGTCGGGGCCCTTGCGGAGGAGATACTCGGGAGCGACGGGGTTTACTTCCTCGGCTCCGGCTCAACGATAAAGAGGATAAAGGACGCGCTTGGAATAGATGGAACCCTGCTCGGTGTAGACGTCGTTGAGGTTAAGGGTGGAAGGGCCAGGCTCCTCGTAAAGGACGCGACGGAGAAAGACCTTCTCAGGTTCGTTGACCGGAACCCGAAAATCGTCGTCACCGTCATCGGCGGCCTCAACTTCCTCTTCGGCAGGGGAAACCAGCAGTTCTCGGCTGAAGTGCTGAGGCACATCCCGAAGGAGAACATAACAGTCGTCGCCACGCCCTCAAAAGTTCAGAATGGCTTCATCAGGGTCTACACCGGCGACAGAGGTGTGGACGAAAAGCTCAGGGGATACATAAAGGTCAGGGTGAGCCCCTGGATGGAGAGGCTGGTGAAGGTTGTCTGA
- a CDS encoding GNAT family N-acetyltransferase — MRPVVLEGHRVSLGVLLRDDLPTLWKWYNDRNVRRYLSKPHEVFFYENELEWYETIRRNREKEKVFAIITSGEWRLAGVIGLHGIDFMNRNAEVGYIIGPEHWGRGYASEAVKLILEYAFDWLNLLKVYARVFEPNVASIRVLEKNGFKLAGRLRKHQFIPEEGFVDVLIYEKLSGE; from the coding sequence ATGAGACCTGTAGTCCTGGAGGGCCACAGGGTGTCACTCGGAGTTCTTCTTCGGGACGATTTGCCCACCCTGTGGAAGTGGTACAACGACAGAAACGTCAGGCGGTACCTCTCAAAGCCCCACGAGGTCTTCTTCTATGAAAACGAGCTGGAATGGTATGAGACCATCAGACGGAACCGGGAGAAAGAAAAGGTTTTCGCGATCATAACGAGCGGTGAGTGGAGACTGGCCGGAGTAATCGGCCTTCACGGGATAGACTTCATGAACAGAAATGCGGAGGTCGGCTACATTATTGGCCCAGAACACTGGGGGAGGGGTTACGCAAGCGAAGCAGTTAAGCTAATCCTGGAGTACGCCTTCGACTGGCTCAACCTCCTTAAAGTCTACGCGAGGGTTTTCGAGCCCAACGTGGCTTCGATAAGGGTACTGGAAAAGAACGGTTTTAAGCTCGCGGGGAGGTTAAGAAAACACCAGTTCATCCCGGAGGAGGGCTTTGTGGACGTTCTGATATATGAAAAGCTCTCGGGGGAGTAA